One Carettochelys insculpta isolate YL-2023 chromosome 1, ASM3395843v1, whole genome shotgun sequence genomic window, cctccccctgggccctgctgtgcccccaccactggcaatgctcaccctgctgcctgattcccaggtccccgcagcttgggggagccggaaaactgaccagcgctgctacGTCTGGCTcatgggagctggaaggcagttgCAGTTGGGAGCCAGGTGAAGCAGTGCCACTCAGCTTCTGGAGGttaatgaattcaattcaaaaGACATTacacaccagccttcattcaaacttttaaattcaaacttgacccTACATCTGGCTGgtttcaatgatgttatgatattAATATAAGTGCTCCCTACAtcaagttaatggtatttacagtgaagacagtaattgggtacaatcgagctaaaggccttaaattcgaatttattggggagtatagatgtagcctaactctGAGTGGATGTGGCAGGAGTTGAAAACTAAAGCACACAATCTGCAGGGAGAAAATACCTGCAGAAAAGACTTTACCATCTAAATGTGTGGGCTGAAGCTTATGGTGCCCCTTCAGTAGTAAAATTATGTTCCTGGTGTCTTTTTGGTACAGCACAAAGACATATCGTTTGATAACTGAAGCTACACAGTTAAAATTAGTGTCCTGTTTTTAATGAGACATGAGAAATTTCATCATCAGGGTGGAGTGGGAACGTGCAGACTATAAAGGTTGTCCCAACCCCACAATTCTCACTCCTGCTGGATTCTGTAAGCTGTTGTGGGCTTCCTGAGCCAGGTAAGAACAACAGAAATTTGTACATGTTTAAAATCTCTCATGttaattttgcattttcttttggaGGTGGGCTGAACCCCATACACTGAGGAAACAGTCCACTATATCTGTGAGTTAACAAGTATAACTATTCACAGCTGAGCTGTTAGTGCAAACAGAATTGTGACCCCAATTGGAAAAATACTAGACCAATCGACATACCTAGATATTTCAATATATTAGAAGGGGTTAACATTTTCACCTGTTGATAACTGCTTGGTTTAACATAACCACTTCTAATTCTTAAATTGCATTTATATCAAGCAATCGTTATTTATACCAGCTGCTTCTCCTCTTCATCCAAAATAAACTTATGACATCCAAAATGAAATCCATTACTGACTTTTTTTCACTTTTGAGCATTTGACTATagggctttgtttttgttttctcagttATTCTGCAAGAAAATAATCAGAAACATGGACAGTTTATTCAAAGACAACCTTTTAAAGCACTTCACCGAATATGCTTTGAAGGAGGGTAGTACCAGTCTGCTGTCCCTTGGTGGCATGAAAAGCTTGATTCAGAATCAATTTTCACAGTATGTGAAGGTAAGTGTAGCCCAAGCAACTTCAAATGTGCTCTCTGTAGAAcgtatgggaaaaaatgtaattATAGCCACAGCCTTATGCTCCAGTTGACTACAATCCAAAGTCAAGTGAAGTCAAAGAGAAACTTTCAACTGATGTCAGTGGGCTCTGAGTCAGCACTATGTGGTACATGTTGCTTTTTCAATCATGACCACTGTACCTCAGTGAGTCTATGCTACTGCTTTCTCACCCCATCTCTGTGATGTTGTCTAAACTCAATTTACCTACATTACAATGAAAACCTAGTCATAATGAAGCCCTGCTGCAGTGATATGTTCAAGAACTTCTTGCGTGTTTGGTTGCACTGGGTCCCCTGGCTTTTGCACCTGGGGACATTTTCATTTCTTGATAGTCCGACTGGGGGAATGTTAACTATTCCTTAGGAATGCTCTTCTATAGTGAAAGATGAGAGGAAGACAACTACTCACACTGTTCAAAGGACTGATGTGTCACTGATAACAATGTTAGCAGACTGCAGGCACTGCATTACTAGATTAGCAAATATAACAATTCCTCCTCACCCCCATACTTACAGGAAGATCTCATATTAGCAGCAACACTTCCCTAGTAACTTTAACAGTCAgtctaaagcagtggttttcaaccagagtGCTGCTGTGTCAAAGTGTGCTAgggaaatttcatcaatttctccTACCCGTccttctttgcagagccaagggttggggggggtgggcaattgatgaaatttcactgctgtcttaGATAacagtgccccagctgggggctcagtcagcaaggctgcctaagtcccagctggtgcggcatcatcaatttccctcctgtggctttgcaaagcctctgcaagGGGAAACTGACAACCCCGAGCCAGCTGGGAATCAGAAAGGTGATGCTTGTGGCCCCAGTTGGCTTGGGGTCATCAGTTCCCCCAacctggctctgcaaagagctgaggaGAGGGAAAATTGACCAATCCTGCACCTGCTGgcagctcaagcagcaaggctgcctgattcctaGCTCACTTGTGGtcggtcaatttcccctcacagaggctttgcaaagtggcTGCTGGGGGGAAAACTGACAAACCCTGGAATGGCAGGGGGATCAAGCAGTCAGGCTGCCTGATTCCTGGTTGGCTTGgggttgtcaatttcccctcacagaggtTGCAtttacactacaatgatcttccaaaagatgatcttccaaaagatctcttcttgtgaaagagcgcgtccacacacaaaaaagcagactgaaagatggaGCTGCACTTTTGATAAAGCGtgttcacacagcccccgctctttcgaaagaacaggccagggatcgaaaaatctggcatcaGGACTGTTGTTTCGAAAAGGGCCTGTGAAAAAGCTGCATTCcttcgatttcagattgaaagagcacattttgtgtgtggatgttccatgtgttctttcaaaaaagggcctgattttctgaaagaacttgctagttgtagacatggccagaggctttgcaaagctgctgctgtgggtgggaacTGACAAACTCTGCATCTCTGTGACAAGATGTGGCTGCCATCttctgtaaccatagtaaacatAAGTCAATGAGACATTTATGAGCAGTCGATTCAACTGAAAAAGGTGGGTGTACTGTGGAGTTGTTtgcctcattgaagtgtgctgtgttactgaattATGCACTCTGTTTCTTATCAGGAAATGTTTAtgactagtgagtttttttttacttaactattttaattttgtaaattATTTTCCTATCAATACAGGACACATTTTCTCTTGACACCATAATTAAATCTATGGACAAAAATAATGATGGGAAAGTCACCTTCGATGAATTTGCATCTGTTATGGGCCGTTTAAGTGGCCTAGGCCAGTAAGACAAAAGGAGAAGGATCACCATGagcaaaggaagagagaaaaatccTAATGGTCATAAaacctatatatatattttttacagATTTACTACTGTTATAACATTATAAGCAGATAAAGATTTTCTTTAGTGTAAAATAAGCAGTCTCCTTGTACTTCATTTTCTATACACTGATTATTAACGTACTCTCAGCAAGTCCTCTTCCCAGCTCTCTTAGAATTAACTGATTTTTATTTCATGCTTCAAAAACCTAATATAAGGAAGTGACCTTTATGTAGCTCGTGTTTCCTGTATGTTAAAGAGCTATCCGCACTTAACAATTTAAATTCATGTTTTCAGAAGGAATATATGGCCAAGTACATTACTGTCAGTCTACCACTCCCTGTAGGGATTGTTTATAACAGTCTATTAGTTAATTCAGTTTAAGTCTGGAGACATCTCAATATAGTAAAGTATCTGACTGTATAGATTTAAAATGCATGTGTTAAATACAAACTTATCAATATTctatttactattttaaaaatattttcctcaaTAACATGCACAAAATATAGCTAAAAAAACCCTGCTCTTGGgtgattcaaaaaaaaaatctgccttatGACAGACAGCTGAAAGTAAAAAGGTTCCAAAAATTTACTTCactatgtacatttttaaaagtaacattgTACTCTGTTTAGCGAGCAACATTGACCACAACTACGAGACAGACTTGGATTGCAGTCTGTGCAATGGTGTCGGTTTTGCTGTTGAAATCCTTTCATCCATACAGCTAGCACCAGTTCTCATTCTAGAGACCTCTTTGCTAAAAATGAAACTCCCCAACACCTTTTCTTTAAGGGAGGGATGACCTTCTAATGGTCCAATCCTGAAAGGTACTACATGTCTTCAACTCCCACTACAGAAACTGGATGTTGAAAGTGCTTCACAGCAAGTTTCTCAATCATGTCCTAAATTAGGAACTTACATGGCAACAAGTTAGCTGCAGAGGCCAGAGGAGACATATTTCTGTTGGTTCAGATCCTAATTCCGGTCAGCCTCAGAGAAGGGACATTTTCTATACTTTTAAAAAGAATGGATTTGaggctgtcctgaaaaatgtTGAGAGAGAGAATACTCTAAAAGAAGGGAAATTTCAGTCTTTCAAAAAAGTGatgacatttttctgatttgcttgTACACATACAACTTCTGAAGTTTGCTTTTTTAACATTTGTTTTATATACAAATTACAATTTATGCACAGAAAACACTTAACCTCTTTGAGTAAACTTAGACCTTGACTTCAAGTAAGTGTAAGTTTTGATCTTCTTAATAAATATTTAAGCATACTGATTCTTCTTTTCAACACAAGCCCAATTAGCCTTGGAGCATCAGTCCCCTCTATTACCCCATACAGCTCTACAGTCATGGGAAGAGTATAATCAGGTGCCCACATCAAACAAAGTTACTTTTGCACATTAAaacatttgcaatttttttaGATTCTCTTTTAATCCTTTCAGCATGTGGCCTGCATCAGAAAATTCTAGCATCTTAGTAATTGCTATTGGCACTATTACTTATCTTATTGAGAAGAAAGTAATGAAACACagagaaatgaaattaaaaaacacGCCAAGTCCATAAGAAGGATAAGCATCTGGTTTGAGAACTAGCTTAGGTACTGCGAAAACTGGGTTCAAATCTCTATGCTACCACATATgccctctgtgaccttgggcaagtcacttgacctCTCTGTACCTCAGATTCC contains:
- the S100G gene encoding protein S100-G, which gives rise to MDSLFKDNLLKHFTEYALKEGSTSLLSLGGMKSLIQNQFSQYVKDTFSLDTIIKSMDKNNDGKVTFDEFASVMGRLSGLGQ